One genomic region from Paraburkholderia azotifigens encodes:
- a CDS encoding 3-hydroxybutyrate dehydrogenase, which yields MSSSNESLKGKVAVVTGAASGIGKQIALTLSAAGAAVAIADLNQDGANAVAEEINKAGGKALGVAMDVTNEDAVNQGIDKVAAELGSVDILISNAGIQIVNPIENYSFSDWKKMQAIHVDGAFLTTKAALKHMYKDDRGGIVIYMGSVHSHEASPLKSAYVTAKHALLGLSRVLAKEGAKHNVRSHVVCPGFVRTPLVDKQIPEQAKELGITEEEVVRRVMLGGTVDGIFTTVEDVAQTVLFLSSFPTAALTGQSFIVSHGWYMQ from the coding sequence ATGTCGTCATCGAATGAGAGTCTGAAAGGCAAGGTCGCCGTCGTCACGGGCGCGGCGAGCGGCATCGGCAAGCAGATCGCGTTGACGCTGTCGGCGGCGGGCGCGGCCGTCGCGATTGCGGACCTGAACCAGGACGGCGCGAATGCCGTGGCCGAAGAAATCAACAAGGCGGGCGGCAAGGCACTCGGCGTTGCAATGGACGTAACGAACGAAGACGCCGTCAACCAGGGCATCGACAAAGTGGCTGCCGAACTCGGCTCGGTGGACATCCTGATTTCGAACGCCGGCATCCAGATCGTTAATCCGATCGAAAACTACTCGTTCTCGGATTGGAAGAAGATGCAGGCCATCCACGTCGACGGCGCGTTCCTGACCACGAAGGCCGCGCTCAAGCACATGTACAAGGACGATCGCGGCGGCATCGTGATCTACATGGGCTCGGTGCACTCGCATGAAGCGTCGCCGCTGAAGTCGGCCTACGTGACGGCCAAGCATGCGCTGCTAGGTCTGTCGCGCGTGCTCGCGAAAGAAGGCGCGAAACATAACGTGCGCTCGCATGTCGTATGTCCGGGTTTCGTGCGCACGCCGCTCGTCGACAAGCAGATTCCCGAGCAGGCGAAGGAACTCGGCATCACCGAGGAAGAAGTGGTCCGGCGCGTGATGCTGGGCGGCACGGTGGACGGCATTTTCACCACGGTCGAAGACGTCGCGCAGACCGTGCTGTTCCTGTCGTCGTTCCCGACGGCCGCGCTCACGGGACAGTCGTTCATCGTCAGCCACGGCTGGTATATGCAATAA
- a CDS encoding DUF3734 domain-containing protein gives MAQRDSQRSVKRARAGGAGAGESEQAGAAPGVRASHHAALPQYETIALMLQGGGALGAYQAGVYQGLDEAGILPNWLAGISIGALNTAIIAGNAPEDRVEKLREFWETICQPAFGPPVPPSIEQALFNSNDTVRKAFTAMQAVGALVDGQKGFFTPRFPPPLPAVSVSPQNASYYDTTPLKATLERLCDFERINSKDMHVSVGAVNVHTGNFAYFDNMHTTLKPEHFMASGALPPGFGAVEIDGEFYWDGGLMSNTPLYQVAQASPRRDTLAFQVDLWSALGPVPDNITDVQGRMKDVQYSSRTRLVTDMMQHTQRFRHVLREVLERVSPEHRDDPWCQLAQELSCSKRYNILHLIYRDKEYEGHYKDYQFGLSTMQQHWESGLVDIRNSLAQPGWLDMPQNDAGFVTHDIHRDLR, from the coding sequence ATGGCGCAACGCGATTCACAACGTAGCGTGAAGCGGGCACGCGCCGGCGGTGCCGGTGCGGGAGAAAGCGAGCAGGCGGGCGCAGCGCCCGGCGTTCGCGCCAGTCATCACGCGGCGCTGCCTCAGTACGAAACCATCGCGCTGATGCTGCAAGGCGGCGGCGCGCTCGGCGCGTATCAGGCAGGCGTCTATCAGGGACTCGACGAGGCAGGCATCCTGCCCAACTGGCTGGCGGGCATTTCAATTGGCGCGCTGAACACGGCGATCATTGCGGGCAACGCGCCCGAAGATCGCGTCGAAAAGCTGCGCGAATTCTGGGAAACCATTTGCCAGCCGGCCTTTGGTCCGCCCGTGCCGCCTTCCATCGAGCAGGCGCTGTTCAATTCGAACGATACGGTACGCAAGGCATTTACCGCGATGCAGGCGGTCGGCGCGCTGGTCGACGGACAGAAGGGCTTTTTCACGCCGCGTTTTCCGCCGCCGTTGCCCGCAGTATCTGTTTCGCCGCAAAACGCGAGCTATTACGACACCACGCCGCTCAAGGCGACACTTGAACGGCTCTGCGACTTCGAACGGATCAATTCGAAGGACATGCATGTGTCGGTTGGCGCCGTGAATGTGCACACGGGCAACTTCGCCTATTTCGACAACATGCACACGACGTTGAAGCCCGAGCATTTCATGGCGTCGGGCGCGTTGCCTCCCGGTTTCGGCGCGGTCGAGATCGATGGCGAGTTTTACTGGGACGGCGGCCTGATGTCGAATACGCCGCTCTACCAGGTTGCGCAGGCCAGTCCGCGGCGCGATACGCTCGCGTTTCAGGTCGATTTGTGGAGTGCATTGGGACCGGTGCCGGACAATATCACCGACGTACAGGGACGTATGAAAGACGTCCAGTATTCGAGCCGCACGCGTCTCGTCACGGACATGATGCAGCACACGCAGCGCTTCAGGCATGTGCTGCGCGAAGTGCTCGAACGCGTATCGCCCGAACATCGCGACGACCCCTGGTGCCAGCTCGCCCAGGAACTGTCGTGCTCGAAGCGCTACAACATCCTGCATCTGATCTACCGCGACAAGGAATACGAAGGACACTACAAGGACTACCAGTTCGGCTTGTCGACAATGCAGCAGCACTGGGAAAGCGGGCTCGTCGACATCCGCAATTCGCTCGCGCAACCGGGGTGGCTCGACATGCCGCAGAACGACGCGGGATTCGTCACGCACGATATTCACCGCGACTTGCGTTGA
- a CDS encoding amino acid aminotransferase — translation MSLFSAVELAPRDPILGLNEAFNADTRTTKVNLGVGVYTNEEGKIPLLRAVREAEKARVDAALPRGYLPIEGIAVYDAAVQKLLLGNDSPLIAAGRVVTAQALGGTGALKIGADFLKRVNPASKVAISDPSWENHRALFESAGFEVVSYPYYDAATHGVNFEGMLSALNSYAPGTVVVLHACCHNPTGVDLTVDQWKQVVEVVKARELVPFLDIAYQGFGDGIDADAAAVRLFAQSELNVFVSSSFSKSFSLYGERVGALSIVTGSKEEAARVLSQLKRVIRTNYSNPPTHGGAVVAAVLGSPELRATWEAELGEMRDRIRAMRNGLVERLKAAGIDRDFSFVNAQRGMFSYSGLTAPQVERLREEFGIYAVSTGRICVAALNTRNLDAVANAVAAVLK, via the coding sequence ATGTCTCTGTTCTCCGCTGTCGAACTCGCTCCCCGCGACCCGATTCTGGGCCTGAACGAAGCTTTCAACGCCGATACGCGCACCACCAAGGTCAATCTGGGCGTGGGCGTGTACACCAATGAAGAAGGCAAGATTCCTCTGCTGCGCGCAGTCCGCGAAGCAGAAAAGGCGCGCGTCGATGCAGCGCTGCCGCGCGGCTATCTGCCCATTGAAGGTATCGCCGTCTATGACGCAGCCGTGCAGAAACTGCTGCTCGGCAACGATTCGCCGCTGATCGCCGCTGGCCGCGTCGTGACGGCACAGGCGCTGGGCGGCACGGGCGCGCTGAAAATCGGCGCGGACTTCCTGAAGCGCGTCAACCCGGCATCGAAGGTCGCGATCAGCGATCCGAGCTGGGAAAACCACCGCGCGCTGTTCGAAAGCGCGGGCTTCGAGGTTGTCTCGTACCCGTACTACGACGCAGCGACGCATGGCGTGAACTTCGAAGGCATGCTGTCGGCGCTCAACAGCTACGCGCCGGGCACGGTCGTCGTGCTGCACGCGTGCTGCCACAACCCGACGGGCGTCGACCTGACGGTCGACCAGTGGAAGCAGGTGGTCGAAGTCGTGAAGGCGCGCGAACTGGTGCCCTTCCTCGACATCGCGTATCAGGGCTTCGGCGACGGCATCGACGCCGACGCGGCTGCTGTGCGCCTCTTCGCACAATCGGAACTGAACGTGTTCGTGTCGTCGTCGTTCTCGAAGTCGTTCTCGCTGTACGGCGAGCGCGTCGGCGCGCTGTCGATCGTCACGGGCAGCAAGGAAGAGGCAGCACGCGTGCTGTCGCAACTCAAGCGCGTGATCCGCACGAACTACTCGAACCCGCCGACGCACGGCGGCGCCGTCGTCGCAGCCGTGCTCGGCTCGCCGGAACTGCGCGCGACGTGGGAAGCGGAACTCGGCGAAATGCGCGACCGCATCCGCGCGATGCGCAATGGTCTCGTCGAGCGTCTGAAGGCAGCGGGCATCGACCGCGACTTCAGCTTCGTCAACGCACAACGCGGCATGTTCTCGTACTCGGGCCTGACGGCGCCGCAAGTGGAGCGTCTGCGTGAAGAGTTCGGCATCTACGCCGTCAGCACGGGCCGTATCTGTGTGGCTGCGCTGAACACGCGCAACCTCGATGCCGTGGCTAACGCCGTTGCCGCTGTGCTGAAGTAA
- the uvrB gene encoding excinuclease ABC subunit UvrB, with amino-acid sequence MSEHHLSEVQDALDESKFVTYEGSPFRLYQPYPPAGDQPTAIETLVEGVEDGLSFQTLLGVTGSGKTYTMANTIARLGRPAIVFAPNKTLAAQLYAEFREFFPRNAVEYFVSYYDYYQPEAYVPQRDLFIEKDSSINEHIEQMRLSATKSLMERRDVVIVATVSAIYGIGNPSEYHQMILTLRTGDKMGQRDIITRLIAMQYSRNEADFQRGSFRVRGDTIDIFPAEHAEMAVRVELFDDEIDTLQLFDPLTGRVRQKIPRFTVYPSSHYVTPRETVMRAVETIKAELRDRLEFFYQDGKLVEAQRLEQRTRFDLEMLQELGFCKGIENYSRHFSGAAPGEPPPTLVDYLPTDAMMFLDESHVLIGQLNGMYNGDRARKENLVDYGFRLPSALDNRPLKFNEFERKMRQVVFVSATPADYEKKTAGQVAEQVVRPTGLVDPEIDVRPARTQVDDVLAEINERVAAGDRVLVTVLTKRMAEQLTEFLADHGVKVRYLHSDIDTVERVEIIRDLRLGTFDVLVGINLLREGLDIPEVSLVAILDADKEGFLRAERSLIQTIGRAARNVNGKAILYADKITDSMKRAIDETERRRAKQMAFNEERGIVPRGVVKRIKDIIDGVYNVDEARAELKEQQVRAKFEDMSEKQLAKELKRLEKQMMEHAKNLEFEKAAQMRDQLALLRQRVFGANVGDHLTGTD; translated from the coding sequence ATGTCCGAACATCATCTGAGTGAAGTCCAAGACGCTCTCGACGAATCCAAATTCGTGACGTATGAGGGCTCACCGTTCCGGCTCTATCAACCGTATCCGCCCGCGGGTGACCAGCCGACGGCGATCGAGACGCTCGTCGAAGGCGTCGAGGACGGGCTGTCGTTCCAGACGCTGCTCGGCGTGACGGGCTCCGGCAAGACCTACACGATGGCGAACACGATCGCGCGGCTGGGCCGGCCGGCCATCGTCTTCGCGCCGAACAAAACGCTCGCCGCGCAGTTGTACGCGGAGTTTCGCGAGTTTTTCCCGCGCAACGCCGTCGAGTACTTCGTCTCGTATTACGACTACTACCAGCCGGAAGCGTATGTGCCGCAGCGCGACCTGTTCATCGAGAAAGACTCGTCGATCAACGAGCACATCGAGCAGATGCGCCTGTCGGCCACGAAGAGTCTGATGGAGCGGCGCGATGTCGTGATCGTCGCGACGGTGTCCGCGATCTACGGTATCGGGAATCCGTCGGAATATCACCAGATGATTCTGACGCTGCGTACGGGCGACAAGATGGGGCAGCGCGACATCATCACGCGTCTGATTGCGATGCAGTACAGCCGCAACGAAGCCGATTTCCAACGCGGATCCTTCCGGGTGCGTGGCGACACGATCGATATTTTCCCGGCGGAGCATGCGGAAATGGCGGTGCGCGTCGAACTGTTCGATGACGAGATTGATACGCTTCAACTGTTCGATCCGCTGACGGGGCGTGTGCGTCAGAAGATTCCGCGTTTCACGGTCTATCCGTCGTCGCACTATGTGACGCCGCGTGAGACGGTAATGCGCGCGGTTGAGACGATCAAGGCTGAACTCCGAGACCGTCTTGAGTTCTTCTATCAGGACGGCAAGCTCGTCGAAGCGCAGCGGCTCGAGCAGCGCACGCGCTTCGATCTGGAGATGCTGCAGGAGCTGGGCTTCTGCAAGGGTATCGAGAACTACTCGCGGCACTTCTCGGGCGCCGCACCGGGCGAGCCGCCGCCGACGCTCGTCGACTATCTGCCGACGGATGCCATGATGTTCCTCGACGAGTCGCACGTGCTGATCGGCCAGTTGAACGGCATGTACAACGGCGACCGCGCGCGTAAGGAAAATCTCGTCGACTATGGCTTCCGGCTGCCGTCCGCGCTCGACAACCGGCCGCTCAAGTTCAACGAATTCGAACGCAAGATGCGCCAGGTCGTGTTCGTATCGGCGACACCCGCTGATTACGAGAAAAAGACGGCGGGGCAGGTGGCGGAGCAGGTCGTGCGTCCGACGGGCCTCGTCGATCCGGAAATCGATGTGCGGCCGGCGCGCACGCAGGTCGACGACGTGCTGGCCGAAATCAACGAGCGCGTGGCCGCGGGCGACCGCGTGCTCGTCACGGTGCTGACCAAGCGGATGGCCGAGCAACTGACCGAATTTCTCGCCGATCACGGAGTGAAGGTGCGCTATCTGCACAGCGACATCGATACCGTCGAGCGCGTCGAAATCATCCGTGACCTGCGGCTCGGCACGTTCGACGTGCTGGTCGGTATCAACCTGCTGCGTGAAGGTCTGGACATTCCCGAAGTCTCGCTGGTCGCGATTCTCGATGCCGACAAGGAAGGCTTCCTGCGCGCCGAGCGCTCGCTGATCCAGACGATCGGCCGTGCCGCGCGTAACGTGAACGGCAAGGCGATTCTTTACGCGGACAAGATCACGGATTCGATGAAGCGCGCGATCGACGAAACCGAGCGACGGCGCGCGAAGCAGATGGCCTTCAACGAGGAGCGTGGCATCGTGCCGCGCGGCGTGGTCAAGCGGATCAAGGACATCATTGACGGCGTCTATAACGTCGACGAAGCGCGCGCCGAACTGAAGGAGCAGCAGGTTCGTGCGAAGTTCGAAGACATGTCTGAAAAGCAGCTCGCCAAGGAGCTGAAGCGGCTTGAGAAGCAGATGATGGAGCACGCGAAAAATCTCGAATTCGAAAAGGCGGCTCAGATGCGGGATCAGCTCGCTCTGCTTCGCCAGCGCGTGTTCGGCGCAAATGTCGGCGATCATCTGACGGGTACGGACTAG
- a CDS encoding iron transporter — MRVSSILSGGVAALAAVAALSASAAEYPIGKQQIQGGMEIGAVYLQPITMDPEGMMRKASDSDIHLEADIHAVKKNPTGFAEGDWMPYLQVRYELTKQGSSYDQKGDLMAMVADDGPHYGDNVKLAGPGKYHLKLIVEPPMQTGHMAFGRHVDKETGVGPWFKPITLDYDFTFAGIGKKGGY, encoded by the coding sequence ATGCGCGTTTCGTCAATCTTGAGCGGCGGTGTAGCTGCCCTCGCTGCCGTTGCCGCCCTGTCGGCGTCGGCCGCTGAATATCCGATCGGCAAGCAGCAGATCCAGGGCGGGATGGAAATCGGCGCCGTGTATCTGCAGCCGATCACGATGGATCCGGAAGGCATGATGCGCAAAGCCTCGGATTCCGATATCCATCTGGAAGCTGACATCCACGCAGTCAAGAAGAATCCGACGGGATTCGCAGAAGGCGACTGGATGCCTTATCTGCAAGTGCGCTACGAACTGACGAAGCAAGGTTCGAGCTACGACCAGAAGGGCGACCTGATGGCAATGGTGGCCGATGACGGTCCGCACTACGGCGATAACGTCAAGCTCGCGGGTCCGGGCAAGTACCACCTGAAGTTGATCGTCGAACCGCCGATGCAAACCGGCCACATGGCATTCGGCCGTCACGTCGACAAGGAAACGGGCGTGGGTCCGTGGTTCAAGCCGATCACGCTCGATTACGACTTCACGTTCGCGGGCATTGGCAAGAAGGGCGGTTACTGA
- a CDS encoding cupredoxin domain-containing protein, with protein MRVNRKITVFAMAASLIGFAHAAEEAVTFKLEMTDGKLTPARIEVPAGKRIRIEVKNTGKGAAEFESVELRKEKVLAPGAESVVVIAPLDPGTYKFFDDFHQQAQGVIVAK; from the coding sequence ATGAGAGTGAACAGGAAGATTACCGTTTTCGCGATGGCGGCATCGTTGATCGGCTTCGCGCACGCTGCCGAAGAAGCCGTGACGTTCAAGCTGGAAATGACGGACGGCAAGCTGACGCCCGCGCGTATCGAAGTGCCCGCGGGCAAGCGTATCCGTATCGAAGTGAAGAATACGGGTAAGGGCGCGGCGGAATTCGAGAGCGTCGAGTTGCGCAAGGAAAAGGTTCTGGCGCCGGGCGCTGAATCGGTGGTCGTGATCGCGCCACTCGATCCCGGCACCTACAAGTTCTTCGATGATTTTCATCAGCAGGCGCAGGGCGTGATCGTCGCCAAGTGA
- a CDS encoding FTR1 family iron permease — protein MGQVVFIVWRESVEALLVVGILYAWLKNGDQQARRGLPYLWAGVAVGILAAIGLGAALVGFTEVLSGDAQDYFQTAMVLIACVLIVQMVIWMKSHGRTLKRDMEQSLKKSTQSASWWSIAVLVALAIAREGSETVIFLYGLGFGQSGHVETSQIVAVLIGLALAFATFYVLQLGGKIFSWRLFFRITEIMLLFLGAGLFQTGVDKLIDKEILPTIVDRVWNTSMILDDSSTFGSLVATLTGYRAHPALMNLITYALYWAVVWFLLRRSTRAPAQQTAGRAA, from the coding sequence ATGGGTCAGGTAGTGTTCATCGTATGGCGGGAAAGCGTCGAGGCGCTGCTCGTCGTCGGCATTCTGTACGCGTGGCTGAAGAACGGCGACCAGCAGGCACGCCGCGGGCTGCCGTATCTGTGGGCGGGCGTTGCCGTCGGCATTCTGGCCGCGATCGGCCTGGGCGCGGCGCTGGTCGGCTTCACCGAGGTGCTGTCGGGCGATGCGCAAGATTATTTTCAGACCGCGATGGTGTTGATCGCATGCGTTCTGATCGTGCAGATGGTGATCTGGATGAAGTCGCATGGGCGCACGCTCAAGCGCGACATGGAACAGTCGCTGAAGAAGAGCACGCAGAGCGCGAGCTGGTGGAGCATCGCCGTGCTGGTCGCGCTGGCCATCGCGCGTGAAGGCAGCGAGACGGTGATCTTCCTGTACGGCCTCGGCTTCGGCCAGTCGGGCCATGTCGAGACGAGCCAGATCGTGGCCGTGCTGATCGGCCTCGCGCTTGCGTTTGCAACGTTCTACGTGCTGCAGCTGGGCGGCAAGATTTTCTCGTGGCGGCTCTTTTTCCGCATCACCGAAATCATGCTGCTGTTCCTCGGCGCGGGCCTGTTCCAGACGGGCGTCGACAAGCTGATCGACAAGGAAATCCTGCCGACCATCGTCGACCGCGTGTGGAACACGTCGATGATCCTCGACGACTCGAGCACGTTCGGTTCGCTGGTGGCGACGCTCACCGGGTATCGCGCGCATCCCGCGTTGATGAACCTGATCACGTATGCGCTGTACTGGGCCGTCGTGTGGTTCCTGCTCCGCCGTTCGACGCGCGCGCCGGCGCAGCAGACAGCAGGGCGCGCGGCATGA